In Acaryochloris marina S15, a single genomic region encodes these proteins:
- a CDS encoding TIGR04283 family arsenosugar biosynthesis glycosyltransferase translates to MPQVSIIMPLLNEATVLSRTLKHLMALEPPAHEIILVDGGSTDTTVSIAQHHVESWEGTSFSVVTAPERGRASQMNYGAAIATGDILCFLHADTLVPDDLVDLMTQTLADPNTVCGGFIALMCGDQSTRWGITLQNYLKTYIAALIARPHLFLCKGFRVLFGDQVMFCDQQAFWNCDGFDPDLPIMEDADFCIRIVQQGKIRLVNRIVQTSDRRLQQWGAWKATFIYHSIGWLWLMGLPAEFLKRFYEEIR, encoded by the coding sequence ATGCCTCAAGTGTCTATCATTATGCCCCTGCTCAATGAAGCAACGGTTCTCAGCCGAACCCTTAAGCATCTGATGGCCTTGGAGCCTCCCGCCCATGAGATTATCTTGGTGGATGGGGGCAGTACTGATACGACGGTTTCCATTGCTCAGCACCATGTTGAGTCCTGGGAAGGGACGAGCTTTTCTGTGGTGACAGCACCGGAGCGGGGCCGGGCATCGCAGATGAATTACGGGGCTGCGATCGCAACTGGAGACATTCTTTGTTTTCTCCATGCCGATACCCTAGTCCCCGATGATCTAGTCGACCTAATGACTCAGACCCTAGCCGATCCTAATACCGTCTGCGGGGGGTTTATTGCTTTGATGTGTGGCGATCAAAGTACCCGCTGGGGCATCACGTTGCAAAACTACCTAAAAACCTATATTGCCGCCCTGATTGCTCGTCCCCATCTCTTCTTATGTAAGGGATTTAGGGTCTTGTTTGGTGATCAAGTGATGTTCTGTGACCAACAAGCATTTTGGAACTGTGACGGCTTTGATCCGGACCTACCCATTATGGAAGATGCAGACTTCTGTATCAGAATTGTTCAACAAGGCAAAATTCGGCTGGTCAACCGCATTGTCCAAACCTCCGACCGCAGATTGCAGCAATGGGGGGCTTGGAAAGCCACATTTATCTATCACTCGATAGGTTGGCTGTGGCTTATGGGTTTACCAGCCGAATTTCTCAAACGCTTTTACGAAG